TGGACGGCCGGCTGCGGCTCGCGCCGCGGCGCAGCGAGCACGTGGCCTGCGCGGGCGGCGGTTCCGTACTGGCGGCGGGCGAGATGGCCTTCAGCCGAGCGTCCGGACCGTGGACGGCCCACGAGATCAGCAACCAGTCGACCGGCTACTGCCCGGACCTCACGTCGTGGCACGCCGTCGCCCGTGCCCTGGAGTCCGCCGGTGTCGGCCATCCCGGCCGCTTCACCCACGAGGTGGTGTTCCGTCGCTGCGAGGGGTGCCGGGAGTGCTCCGTGGTGCGTGAGGGCGACTTCGTGTGCGTGTTCTGCGGCAGTGATCTTCCGGTCGAGTGGAACGTCGACTCGTAGGATCTGCGCATGATCGCAGTGCTGTTCGACTTCTCCGGGACCCTGTTCCGTATCGAGTCCACCGAGTCCTGGCTGCGCGGAACGCTCGCGGAAACCGGGATCGCGCTCCCCGAGGCCGAGATCACCGCGGCTGCGACGGCGCTGGAGGTGGCGGGGGCGCTGCCGGGCGGGGCGAATCCCGTGCGGGTGCCCGAGGAACTGGCGGGCCGGTGGGCGACCCGGGACGAGAGCGCCGAGCTGCACCGGGCCACCTACACCGGGCTCTCCCGGCAGGTGCCGCTGCCCGACCCGCGGCTGTACGACCGGCTCTACGACCGGCACCGGTCGCCGTCGGCCTGGCAGCCCTACCCGGACGCCGCCGAGGTGCTCCGGGCGCTGCGCGAGC
Above is a window of Streptomyces sp. NBC_00490 DNA encoding:
- a CDS encoding HAD family hydrolase, whose protein sequence is MIAVLFDFSGTLFRIESTESWLRGTLAETGIALPEAEITAAATALEVAGALPGGANPVRVPEELAGRWATRDESAELHRATYTGLSRQVPLPDPRLYDRLYDRHRSPSAWQPYPDAAEVLRALRERGIGVGIVSNIGWDLRPVFREHGLDPYVDTYALSYEHGVQKPDPRLFALACESLGADPRGTLMVGDDRRADGGAAALGCGVHFVDHLPVTERPDGLLAVLDLVDGARENATGK